One genomic region from Carassius auratus strain Wakin unplaced genomic scaffold, ASM336829v1 scaf_tig00217246, whole genome shotgun sequence encodes:
- the LOC113100330 gene encoding ADP-ribosylation factor 4-like produces MGLTISSIFSRLFGKKQMRILMVGLDAAGKTTILYKLKLGEIVTTIPTIGFNVETVEYKNICFTVWDVGGQDKIRPLWRHYFQNTQGLIFVVDSNDRERVAESAEELSKMLQEDELRDAVVLVFANKQDLPNAMAVSELTDKLGLQNLRSRTWYVQATCATQGTGLYEGLDWLSNELSKR; encoded by the exons ATGGGCCTGACTATATCCTCGATCTTTAGCAGGCTGTTCGGGAAGAAACAGATGAGAATTCTCATGG TGGGGCTGGATGCTGCCGGTAAAACCACaatactgtacaaactcaaaCTTGGAGAAATTGTGACCACCATTCCAACCATAG GTTTTAATGTAGAGACTGTTGAATATAAGAACATCTGCTTCACTGTGTGGGATGTGGGTGGCCAGGATAAGATTCGTCCTCTCTGGAGACACTATTTTCAGAACACACAG GGTCTGATCTTTGTGGTAGACAGCAATGACCGAGAGAGAGTGGCCGAATCTGCAGAGGAGCTTTCTAAAATG ttgCAGGAAGATGAACTGAGGGACGCCGTAGTGCTGGTTTTCGCTAACAAACAGGATCTGCCTAACGCCATGGCCGTCAGTGAACTCACAGACAAACTTGGACTGCAGAATCTACGCAGTAGAACG TGGTATGTCCAAGCGACCTGCGCTACACAGGGCACTGGACTCTATGAAGGACTGGATTGGTTATCCAACGAGCTCTCCAAACGCTAG